The proteins below are encoded in one region of Spirochaetota bacterium:
- the tatC gene encoding twin-arginine translocase subunit TatC yields MATTRNPKPEKTENPAEKKKKPAPKKKAVAKKSPKKTDTAQAPVVTESVKAPESQPNQVINPLTQIKEAVKSHPVITAGTVGMSTLERVIHFFARHDDSDKKVLKSETDEEPDEVDPEALNRGDIPMSFVDHLDEIRSRILITLITFIILTVAAFVFSDELLYVINKPFIDTGLKLNVFKLAEGFMMRLKVSAIAAFIVTLPFLIFQVWRFILPAITKKDRMFSRVALIASILLFYSGVSFVYFLLMPFTVKMLLSFVAKDITSVIGASEYISFVFLFCFFMGVIFEFPILIMILTRIGMITPYLLSNNRKWAIVVIFILSAVVTPTTDILTQALVAIPLYFLFEASIVVSKMTAVRKKKKELESEN; encoded by the coding sequence TTGGCCACTACCAGGAATCCGAAGCCGGAAAAAACGGAAAACCCGGCTGAAAAAAAGAAAAAACCAGCCCCGAAGAAAAAGGCTGTCGCAAAAAAATCACCAAAAAAAACCGATACGGCGCAGGCGCCGGTCGTGACCGAAAGCGTTAAAGCTCCGGAATCACAGCCCAACCAGGTCATCAACCCCCTGACGCAGATAAAAGAAGCGGTTAAAAGCCATCCCGTCATAACCGCGGGAACCGTGGGCATGTCGACCCTTGAGCGCGTTATACATTTTTTCGCCAGGCATGACGACTCCGATAAAAAGGTCCTGAAATCTGAAACCGACGAAGAACCCGACGAAGTCGATCCTGAAGCCCTTAATCGCGGCGACATCCCCATGAGCTTCGTCGATCACCTGGACGAGATCAGGTCCAGGATACTGATAACCCTCATAACATTCATCATCCTAACCGTGGCGGCCTTCGTTTTTTCCGATGAACTGCTCTACGTCATCAATAAGCCCTTTATCGATACCGGCCTGAAGCTCAACGTTTTCAAGCTCGCCGAAGGCTTCATGATGCGACTCAAGGTTTCGGCCATCGCGGCATTCATCGTGACTCTGCCCTTCCTCATTTTCCAGGTTTGGCGATTCATCCTTCCCGCCATAACGAAGAAGGACCGCATGTTTTCGCGCGTGGCCCTCATAGCGTCCATCCTGCTGTTTTATTCCGGCGTGTCGTTCGTGTATTTTCTCCTGATGCCCTTTACGGTCAAGATGCTCCTCAGCTTCGTCGCCAAGGACATCACCAGCGTCATCGGGGCCAGCGAGTATATCAGCTTCGTGTTCCTGTTCTGCTTCTTCATGGGGGTGATATTCGAGTTCCCCATACTGATCATGATTCTCACCCGTATCGGCATGATAACGCCCTATCTTCTCTCAAATAACAGAAAATGGGCCATCGTCGTCATTTTTATCCTCTCCGCCGTGGTAACGCCGACAACGGACATTTTGACCCAAGCCCTTGTCGCGATACCCCTGTATTTCCTTTTCGAAGCGTCAATCGTGGTTTCAAAAATGACCGCCGTCCGCAAAAAGAAAAAGGAGCTCGAGAGCGAAAATTAA
- a CDS encoding PP2C family protein-serine/threonine phosphatase, translating into MKLTLATIIGDPNKTRLENRIYNALTFFTPLTTILIMPLIFILDIGPFHVATILFITVSGFYLYYLSRFHSITNVYFLIITGTVALSIIWFTGYGTVGYVHLFYQFITLFILLSLEGRRRIVFFLMVPVVIAVLTLVESFCVIPLKHYRSPQERWIDFIINCTAWILVTGFMIKIIIDNFRKERARVEDELEIARALQMRLLPGDLPVIPEYSIHAVYIPMEKVGGDFYDYHVTDDAVDIFVADVSGHGLSSAFLATITKMAFRYERPGGYPAEVLGRLNKAVLRSTVHNNYVTAVYCIVNRQERVMRCARAGHFPPLLYRRGDNVVEEIQSPGKPLGWVDDPGICEVEVTLCRGDRLVLYTDGVTECFSGRGVMFGISRLKDFIVAHTDLEPADFCGLLLDELRRFTGSKIFADDITLAVLDVN; encoded by the coding sequence ATGAAGCTTACGCTTGCAACGATTATCGGTGATCCGAACAAGACAAGGCTTGAAAACAGGATTTACAACGCCCTCACGTTTTTTACACCCCTGACGACGATATTAATCATGCCCCTGATATTCATACTGGATATCGGGCCATTCCACGTGGCGACGATCCTGTTTATCACCGTTTCCGGGTTTTACCTGTATTACCTCTCGCGTTTTCATAGCATCACCAACGTGTATTTCCTCATCATAACCGGGACCGTGGCCCTTTCGATCATTTGGTTCACCGGCTACGGGACCGTAGGGTATGTGCATCTCTTTTACCAGTTCATAACGCTCTTCATACTTCTGTCGCTGGAGGGGCGGCGCCGTATCGTTTTTTTCCTGATGGTGCCGGTGGTCATCGCGGTCCTGACGCTTGTCGAGAGCTTTTGCGTCATACCACTCAAGCACTATCGCAGCCCCCAGGAGCGGTGGATAGATTTTATCATCAACTGCACCGCGTGGATCCTCGTGACCGGCTTCATGATCAAGATCATCATAGACAATTTCCGGAAGGAACGCGCCAGGGTGGAGGACGAGCTCGAGATTGCCCGCGCCCTGCAGATGCGCCTGCTTCCCGGGGACCTGCCGGTGATACCGGAATATTCCATCCATGCCGTGTATATACCCATGGAAAAGGTGGGCGGGGATTTTTATGATTACCATGTGACCGATGACGCGGTGGACATCTTCGTGGCCGATGTTTCAGGCCACGGCCTCTCGAGCGCGTTTCTGGCGACCATCACGAAAATGGCCTTCCGGTACGAGCGCCCCGGCGGCTACCCGGCCGAGGTCCTTGGCCGATTGAACAAGGCGGTTCTCCGGTCAACGGTCCACAACAACTATGTCACAGCCGTGTATTGCATCGTTAACCGCCAGGAGCGGGTGATGCGCTGCGCCAGGGCCGGCCATTTCCCGCCGCTCCTGTACCGGCGCGGCGACAATGTCGTGGAGGAGATTCAATCACCCGGCAAGCCGCTGGGATGGGTGGATGATCCCGGGATATGCGAAGTAGAGGTTACTCTCTGCCGGGGCGACCGCCTGGTGCTCTATACCGACGGCGTCACCGAATGCTTCAGCGGCAGGGGGGTGATGTTCGGGATTTCCCGGCTGAAGGATTTTATCGTGGCCCACACCGATTTGGAGCCGGCGGATTTCTGCGGCCTCCTTCTCGATGAGCTCCGTCGCTTTACTGGCTCGAAGATCTTTGCAGACGATATTACCCTTGCCGTTCTTGACGTCAACTGA
- a CDS encoding EamA family transporter: MLTVRPADSSRGRAVSMLIAAAVLWSTGGLLIKSVDWDPFAIAGTRSAIAAMVVMAYLRRPRLAWSFPLIGGAVFYSATVILFVLANKMTTAANAIVLQYVCPVYVALLGALILKERVSRRAGIMVVVAMAGIVLFFFDRLTPDGFRGNMLALASGVTMAFMIICLRMQKHGSPTESILLGNLLTVLVCAPRMSAPLPPMPGIISLALLGVFQLGLSYLLYSRAIRHVPALDAILIPVIEPILNPLWVFIALGERPGEWAVAGGAIIIVSITVFSILETRGSSHGA; this comes from the coding sequence ATGCTTACAGTTAGGCCCGCTGACAGTTCCCGCGGCAGGGCGGTCTCGATGCTGATCGCGGCGGCCGTTCTCTGGAGCACAGGCGGATTGCTTATCAAATCCGTCGACTGGGACCCCTTCGCCATAGCCGGGACCCGCAGCGCCATCGCCGCCATGGTGGTGATGGCGTACCTGCGCCGTCCCCGCCTCGCGTGGTCCTTTCCGCTGATCGGCGGCGCCGTTTTCTACTCGGCCACGGTCATACTTTTCGTCTTGGCCAACAAGATGACGACGGCCGCCAACGCCATCGTGCTGCAGTACGTGTGCCCCGTGTATGTGGCGCTGCTGGGCGCCCTGATCCTGAAGGAAAGGGTTTCCCGGCGGGCCGGCATCATGGTCGTCGTAGCCATGGCGGGAATAGTCCTGTTCTTTTTCGACCGGCTTACGCCCGACGGCTTCCGGGGGAACATGCTCGCCCTGGCCAGCGGCGTCACCATGGCGTTCATGATAATATGCCTGCGCATGCAGAAGCACGGTTCTCCCACCGAATCGATCCTTCTGGGCAACCTCCTCACGGTCCTTGTCTGCGCGCCCCGCATGTCAGCGCCCCTGCCGCCGATGCCCGGCATCATATCCCTGGCGCTGCTCGGCGTGTTCCAGCTCGGCCTCTCATACCTTCTCTATTCCCGCGCCATCAGGCACGTTCCGGCCCTGGACGCGATACTCATCCCGGTCATTGAGCCGATACTTAATCCTCTCTGGGTATTCATTGCCCTGGGCGAACGCCCCGGGGAATGGGCCGTTGCCGGCGGGGCCATTATCATCGTATCGATCACCGTTTTCAGCATCCTGGAAACCCGAGGCTCTTCCCATGGAGCGTGA
- a CDS encoding phosphoribosylformylglycinamidine synthase — protein sequence MISATYRIEVFHRTSDPRCEVVRKKLAGLGFPITAVHISDNYLINAAIDDGHAAAVARLLVQPVIQDFLVNRPYTPEGFDYAVEIGFLPGVTDNIAHTVRESIEDLLKVHLDIDKSVFSTITYFFSGGLSESDVASISTELYNPLIQRRKLLSSADYMRQSGMGRELPVVSIHERPDADEVDLGVSDDELRKIARDGIRERDGSRRGPLALDMASMNAIREYFSGTEKRNPTDIELESIAQTWSEHCKHTIFAAEMDDDMPEGIFRSYIREATVRIRRDLGDKDFCVSVFTDNAGGIEFDENYIISDKVETHNSPSALDPFGGAITGIVGVNRDSIGFGMGSRPVANRYGFCYADPFDTRPLYKSRDRASRMLSPRRIMEGVIHGVNAGGNTSGIPTPQGFVYFDERYKGKPLVFVGTVGLMPKTVNGISSCSKKAMAGDAIVMIGGRVGRDGIHGATFSSEALSSGSPATAVQIGDPITQKKLSDAIVKEARDRGLYHSITDNGAGGLSCSVAEMARECGGFEVDLEKVPLKYPGLAPWQIWVSESQERMTASIPLDRLDEFIGLMGRRGVEATAIGTFREGNRGVVRYDGKVIFDLDMSFLHDGLPRKKLTSSYTKEKHPYPAFSDPGEMSGIFRDMAGRLNTAGFAFISTQYDHEVQANSVIKPLQGRGGVNGNATVIRPVLDSYRGVVLSQGLYPSYSDIDTYWMAACSIDTAVRNAVSAGGRMEKLAILDNFCWCDSNNPERLGQLREAARACRDFAVAYRTPFISGKDSMFNDFRGYDENFNEKLISIPPTLLVSSIGVVDDIRKCQTMDFKFPGDLVYIIGMTRDEMGGSEYLAYRGEKLSGRGYIGDSVPEVPAEGFIDTYRALEKAIGGGLVSSCLSVERGGLGLALAKSALAGMLGLSADLSAVPSDAGRNDTVLYSESQGRVLVSVDPEKKKEFEGLFTGLPLGLIGAVMEKPVIEIAGLKKNTIIRTDIESLMAAYKGLFKDF from the coding sequence ATGATAAGCGCCACGTACCGCATTGAAGTTTTTCACAGGACCAGCGATCCCCGTTGCGAGGTCGTGCGTAAAAAGCTGGCCGGCCTCGGGTTTCCCATCACCGCCGTCCACATATCCGATAACTATCTCATCAACGCCGCCATCGACGACGGCCATGCGGCGGCTGTGGCGCGTCTCCTGGTCCAGCCGGTCATACAGGATTTCCTGGTGAACAGGCCCTATACGCCCGAAGGATTCGACTATGCCGTTGAAATCGGCTTCCTTCCCGGCGTCACCGACAATATAGCCCATACCGTGCGCGAATCCATCGAAGACCTGTTAAAGGTCCATCTTGACATCGATAAGTCGGTCTTTTCCACGATCACCTATTTCTTTTCCGGCGGCCTTTCGGAAAGCGACGTGGCAAGCATAAGCACGGAGCTGTACAACCCCCTCATACAGAGGAGGAAGCTGCTTTCCTCGGCCGACTACATGCGCCAGTCCGGCATGGGCAGGGAACTGCCCGTGGTGAGCATCCACGAGCGGCCCGACGCCGACGAGGTGGACCTCGGCGTCTCCGATGATGAGCTCCGGAAGATCGCGCGTGACGGGATCAGGGAGCGTGACGGGTCCCGGCGCGGGCCCCTGGCCCTGGACATGGCCTCCATGAACGCGATCCGCGAGTACTTCTCCGGGACCGAAAAGAGAAATCCCACAGACATCGAGCTCGAGTCGATCGCCCAGACCTGGAGCGAGCACTGCAAGCATACCATCTTTGCAGCTGAAATGGACGATGATATGCCTGAAGGGATATTCCGCAGCTACATCCGGGAGGCGACCGTGAGGATCCGCCGCGATCTCGGCGATAAGGATTTCTGCGTGTCAGTGTTCACGGACAATGCCGGCGGCATCGAGTTTGACGAGAATTATATAATATCGGACAAGGTGGAGACGCACAACAGCCCCAGTGCACTGGACCCCTTCGGCGGAGCCATTACCGGCATCGTGGGTGTCAACCGCGACTCCATCGGCTTCGGCATGGGATCGCGGCCCGTGGCCAACCGTTACGGCTTCTGCTATGCCGATCCCTTCGATACCAGGCCTTTGTACAAGAGCAGGGACCGGGCAAGCAGGATGCTCTCGCCCCGGCGCATCATGGAAGGGGTGATTCATGGCGTGAACGCCGGCGGCAACACCTCGGGGATACCGACGCCCCAGGGCTTCGTCTATTTCGACGAGCGCTACAAGGGGAAGCCCCTGGTTTTTGTCGGCACCGTGGGGCTCATGCCGAAGACCGTTAACGGTATATCGTCCTGCTCCAAGAAGGCCATGGCGGGGGACGCCATCGTCATGATCGGGGGCCGCGTGGGCCGCGACGGCATCCACGGCGCGACCTTCTCGTCCGAGGCCCTCTCGTCGGGGAGCCCGGCCACAGCCGTGCAGATCGGTGACCCCATCACCCAGAAAAAGCTCTCCGACGCGATCGTGAAGGAAGCCCGCGACCGGGGCCTGTACCATTCCATAACCGACAACGGCGCCGGCGGACTTTCCTGCTCCGTGGCGGAGATGGCCCGGGAATGCGGCGGCTTTGAGGTGGACCTCGAGAAGGTGCCCCTCAAGTACCCGGGCCTGGCTCCCTGGCAGATCTGGGTGAGCGAGTCGCAGGAGCGGATGACCGCGTCCATTCCCCTGGACAGGCTCGACGAGTTCATCGGCCTCATGGGACGCCGCGGCGTCGAGGCCACCGCGATCGGCACCTTCAGGGAGGGAAATCGGGGCGTCGTCCGGTACGACGGCAAGGTCATATTCGACCTGGACATGTCGTTCCTTCATGACGGCCTCCCCAGGAAAAAGCTCACATCATCCTATACGAAAGAAAAACATCCCTATCCGGCCTTTTCGGATCCGGGGGAGATGTCCGGTATATTCCGCGACATGGCGGGGCGGCTCAACACCGCCGGCTTTGCCTTCATTTCGACGCAGTACGACCACGAAGTTCAGGCCAACTCGGTGATAAAGCCGCTCCAGGGACGGGGCGGGGTCAACGGTAACGCCACCGTGATACGGCCCGTCCTCGATTCATACCGTGGCGTGGTGCTCTCCCAGGGGCTCTACCCCTCCTACAGTGACATCGACACCTACTGGATGGCGGCCTGTTCGATCGACACGGCGGTTCGAAACGCCGTTTCTGCCGGCGGGCGCATGGAGAAGCTGGCCATCCTGGACAATTTCTGCTGGTGCGATTCCAACAACCCGGAGCGCCTCGGCCAGCTCCGCGAGGCGGCCCGGGCGTGCCGCGATTTTGCCGTCGCCTACCGGACGCCCTTCATTTCCGGTAAGGACAGCATGTTCAACGATTTCCGCGGATACGACGAGAACTTCAACGAGAAACTGATATCCATTCCGCCCACGCTGCTGGTCTCGTCCATCGGCGTGGTCGACGACATTCGGAAGTGCCAGACCATGGACTTCAAGTTTCCCGGCGACCTGGTCTATATCATCGGGATGACCAGGGACGAGATGGGCGGAAGCGAATACCTTGCCTACCGCGGCGAGAAATTGTCCGGCCGGGGTTATATCGGCGATTCGGTGCCGGAGGTCCCGGCGGAGGGCTTTATCGATACTTACCGGGCCCTGGAAAAGGCCATCGGCGGAGGCCTCGTGTCATCGTGCCTGAGCGTGGAGCGGGGCGGCCTGGGCCTGGCGCTGGCGAAATCCGCCCTTGCCGGGATGCTCGGCCTTTCTGCGGACCTTTCCGCGGTGCCGTCGGATGCCGGCAGGAACGATACGGTGCTGTACTCCGAGTCGCAGGGGAGGGTCCTGGTTTCGGTCGATCCTGAAAAAAAGAAAGAATTCGAGGGGCTTTTCACCGGTCTGCCCCTGGGCCTGATCGGAGCTGTCATGGAAAAGCCTGTCATTGAAATTGCCGGGTTAAAAAAGAATACGATTATCCGAACCGATATTGAGTCGCTCATGGCGGCATACAAGGGATTGTTCAAGGATTTTTAG
- the purQ gene encoding phosphoribosylformylglycinamidine synthase I, with amino-acid sequence MAKPRVLVLTGYGINCDDETAFAFRKAGADADIVHVNDLIENRALLDRFQVFAFPGGFSYGDDTGSGKALGNRIKNNLMEELRRFADRDTLILGICNGFQVMTNIGLIPALDGFTGDAEAALEHNRTFRYQCRWVDLAVEKGSPSVFTRGIGRLHIPVAHGEGNFFAPEETLRRIEKDGLVTMRYVKPGGGPAAGEFPYNPNGSLNDIASICDRTGRIMGMMPHPERGMFFTQRDDWTCIREQFTREGKDIPEESDGFIIFKNAVEYFS; translated from the coding sequence ATGGCAAAGCCAAGAGTATTAGTATTAACCGGATACGGCATCAACTGCGATGACGAGACCGCATTTGCGTTCAGAAAGGCCGGGGCCGACGCGGACATCGTGCATGTCAATGACCTGATCGAGAACCGCGCCCTCCTTGACCGGTTCCAGGTCTTTGCCTTCCCCGGCGGATTTTCCTACGGCGACGACACCGGCAGCGGGAAGGCCCTGGGCAACAGGATCAAGAACAACCTGATGGAGGAGCTGCGGAGGTTCGCCGATCGCGACACCCTTATCCTGGGCATATGCAACGGGTTCCAGGTCATGACCAACATCGGCCTGATCCCCGCCCTGGACGGTTTCACCGGCGACGCGGAGGCGGCCCTGGAGCACAACAGGACTTTCCGCTACCAGTGTCGGTGGGTGGACCTGGCCGTTGAGAAGGGCTCGCCCTCGGTGTTCACGCGCGGCATCGGACGGCTCCACATCCCGGTGGCCCACGGCGAGGGCAATTTCTTCGCGCCGGAGGAAACGCTGCGGCGCATCGAAAAGGACGGGCTGGTCACCATGCGCTACGTGAAGCCCGGAGGCGGCCCCGCTGCGGGAGAATTTCCCTATAATCCCAACGGCTCCCTGAATGATATAGCCTCGATCTGCGACCGCACCGGGAGGATCATGGGAATGATGCCGCACCCCGAGCGGGGGATGTTTTTTACCCAGCGCGACGACTGGACCTGTATACGCGAACAATTTACGCGGGAGGGAAAGGATATTCCGGAGGAGTCGGACGGTTTTATCATATTTAAGAACGCAGTGGAGTATTTTAGTTAG
- a CDS encoding long-chain fatty acid--CoA ligase, which yields MAKLKETCMPAIFQNQAEKLGNKACVAYKKGGRYVDISWTDMNRMIHDLAYYLLSIGVKKGDKIALFSPNRWEWWVASQATLSIGAISVPIYATNSSEECLYIIDNSDSRACFVGTEDHLNRILKVKPKLKKLKQVIVFDDINKKIKDVLNINEAYKIGQGYKNKKEFDKRLAAIKPDDVSTLIYTSGTTGNPKGVMLMHSNFVSNASIIYNEVKDFITPDDVFLSFLPLSHSLEMTAGYYIPVTVGSKVAFAEDISKLMENFQEVRPTIIISVPRIYEKVHAGILAKVADGSGLKKAIFNWAMATAAKNLPYQCKNIPRTGLFAKRFNLANKLVFSKLQEAIGLNKLRFAISGGGPLSVSDAEFFIGMGVTILEGFGLTETTPVTHFNRPGNIKPGTVGHAIPQTKVKIADDGELLIKGPQVMKGYYKNPAATKEVFTKDGYFRTGDIAAIDDEGFMKITGRIKDIIVTAGGKNISPQNIENSLKTSQFIEQVAVIGDRRKYLTALVIPAFDTLTKWAKKNGLDATGHKDLIEREEVRNLIAGEIEKYTKQYARVEQIRKFKLLDAEWTQQTGELTPTQKVKRRIIESKYAKEIDNLYPADAD from the coding sequence ATGGCAAAGTTAAAAGAAACCTGTATGCCGGCGATTTTTCAGAATCAGGCTGAAAAGCTCGGCAATAAGGCCTGCGTCGCTTATAAGAAGGGCGGCAGGTACGTGGACATATCATGGACCGATATGAACCGCATGATCCATGATCTCGCGTATTACCTGCTTTCCATTGGCGTGAAAAAAGGCGACAAGATCGCTCTCTTCTCGCCGAACCGGTGGGAATGGTGGGTGGCAAGCCAGGCAACGCTTTCCATCGGCGCGATCAGCGTTCCCATTTACGCGACCAACTCGTCGGAGGAGTGCCTGTATATAATCGATAATTCCGATTCCCGGGCGTGTTTTGTGGGCACCGAAGACCACCTGAACAGGATCCTCAAGGTAAAGCCGAAGCTCAAAAAGCTGAAGCAGGTCATCGTGTTCGATGATATTAACAAGAAGATAAAAGACGTCCTGAATATCAACGAGGCCTATAAGATCGGCCAGGGATACAAGAACAAGAAAGAATTCGACAAGCGCCTGGCGGCGATCAAGCCGGATGATGTTTCGACACTGATATACACCTCGGGAACCACCGGGAACCCCAAGGGCGTCATGCTGATGCATTCCAATTTCGTCTCCAACGCGTCGATTATCTACAATGAGGTGAAAGATTTTATAACTCCTGATGATGTTTTTCTGTCATTCCTGCCTCTGTCGCACTCTTTGGAGATGACGGCCGGTTATTACATTCCGGTCACTGTCGGCTCGAAGGTTGCCTTCGCCGAAGATATTTCCAAGCTGATGGAGAACTTCCAGGAAGTGCGGCCCACGATCATCATCAGTGTACCGCGGATTTACGAAAAGGTTCATGCCGGCATCCTGGCCAAGGTCGCCGACGGATCGGGCCTGAAAAAAGCCATCTTCAACTGGGCCATGGCCACCGCTGCCAAAAACCTTCCGTACCAGTGCAAGAATATACCGCGCACAGGTCTTTTCGCGAAGCGGTTTAACCTGGCGAATAAGCTCGTGTTCTCAAAACTCCAGGAGGCCATCGGTCTTAACAAGCTCCGCTTTGCCATTTCCGGCGGCGGCCCCCTGTCGGTGTCTGATGCGGAATTCTTCATAGGCATGGGCGTGACGATCCTGGAGGGATTCGGCCTCACGGAAACGACCCCGGTAACCCATTTCAACCGGCCCGGTAATATAAAACCCGGAACCGTCGGACACGCGATACCGCAGACCAAGGTCAAGATCGCCGATGACGGCGAGCTCCTTATCAAGGGCCCGCAGGTCATGAAGGGCTATTACAAGAATCCGGCCGCGACCAAGGAAGTGTTCACCAAGGACGGCTATTTCAGAACCGGCGACATCGCGGCCATCGATGACGAGGGCTTCATGAAGATAACGGGAAGGATCAAGGACATCATCGTAACCGCGGGCGGAAAGAACATCTCACCGCAGAACATCGAGAATAGCCTGAAGACCTCCCAGTTCATCGAGCAGGTAGCGGTCATCGGCGATCGGAGGAAGTACCTGACGGCTCTGGTCATCCCGGCCTTCGACACCCTCACGAAGTGGGCGAAGAAAAACGGCCTCGATGCCACCGGTCATAAGGACCTGATCGAGCGGGAAGAGGTGCGGAACCTCATCGCCGGCGAGATAGAGAAATACACCAAGCAGTACGCCCGGGTGGAGCAGATCCGGAAATTCAAGCTCCTCGACGCGGAGTGGACACAGCAGACAGGAGAGCTCACTCCCACCCAGAAGGTCAAGCGGCGGATAATCGAGTCCAAATACGCGAAAGAAATCGACAATCTTTATCCGGCTGACGCCGATTAA
- a CDS encoding phosphoglycerate kinase: MTIKYINNLDIKGKRVMVRVDYNVPYDKSMNIKDDTRITATLPTINHCLKAGCKIILVSHLGRPKGKPVPEMSLKPVAERLNKILGKKVLFIETPLGDEVKKIIDGLKDGDIALLENIRFYPGEEKNDQELGKQLASLCDVYIDDAFAAAHRGHSSNDAITNYVKECAAGFLLENEIEYFKKAMGNPQRPLGAIIGGAKVSTKLDALKNIVSKVNYIIIGGGMAFTFMKAKGMNVGKSLLEADLVDSAKEIMDEAAKKGVEILLPVDIIAAPEFDNNSPSAVVPADKIPDNMMGLDVGPASVKLFNEKIKSSKTVIWNGPMGAFEMPNFAGGTNAVAKALAESGCLSIVGGGDSVSAVNQSGVADKISYISTGGGAWLELLEGKTLPGIAALDK, translated from the coding sequence ATGACAATCAAGTATATCAACAATCTGGACATCAAGGGAAAGCGCGTCATGGTCCGCGTTGACTACAACGTCCCCTATGACAAGAGCATGAATATCAAAGATGACACGCGGATAACCGCGACCCTGCCGACCATCAACCATTGCCTCAAGGCCGGCTGCAAGATCATACTTGTCTCCCACCTGGGAAGGCCCAAGGGCAAGCCGGTCCCCGAGATGAGCCTGAAGCCCGTTGCCGAGCGCCTGAACAAGATCCTTGGCAAGAAGGTGCTCTTCATAGAAACGCCGCTCGGCGACGAGGTCAAGAAAATCATCGACGGCCTCAAAGACGGCGACATAGCCCTTCTGGAGAACATACGGTTCTATCCCGGCGAAGAGAAGAACGACCAGGAGCTTGGCAAACAGCTCGCCTCCCTCTGCGACGTCTACATCGACGACGCCTTCGCGGCCGCCCACCGCGGCCACTCTTCCAACGACGCCATCACGAATTATGTCAAGGAATGCGCGGCCGGGTTCCTCCTTGAAAACGAGATCGAATATTTTAAAAAGGCCATGGGCAATCCCCAGCGGCCCCTGGGCGCGATCATCGGCGGCGCCAAGGTGTCGACGAAGCTCGACGCGCTGAAGAACATCGTCTCGAAAGTCAACTACATCATCATCGGCGGCGGCATGGCCTTCACCTTCATGAAGGCCAAAGGCATGAACGTGGGGAAGTCACTCCTCGAGGCCGACCTGGTGGATTCGGCGAAGGAGATCATGGACGAGGCGGCCAAGAAGGGCGTGGAGATACTCCTGCCGGTGGACATTATCGCCGCGCCGGAATTCGACAACAATTCGCCCAGCGCCGTGGTGCCAGCCGACAAGATACCTGACAACATGATGGGACTCGATGTCGGGCCCGCGTCGGTCAAGCTCTTCAATGAAAAGATAAAGTCTTCGAAGACGGTCATCTGGAACGGCCCCATGGGCGCCTTCGAGATGCCCAATTTCGCCGGCGGCACCAATGCCGTGGCCAAGGCCCTGGCCGAATCGGGGTGCCTGAGCATCGTCGGCGGCGGCGACAGCGTATCCGCGGTCAACCAGTCCGGCGTGGCCGACAAGATATCGTACATCTCCACCGGCGGCGGCGCCTGGCTGGAGCTGCTAGAGGGAAAGACACTGCCGGGTATAGCGGCGCTGGATAAGTAA